Proteins co-encoded in one Arachis hypogaea cultivar Tifrunner chromosome 11, arahy.Tifrunner.gnm2.J5K5, whole genome shotgun sequence genomic window:
- the LOC112721498 gene encoding uncharacterized protein has translation MLHFDDQAAGEKRLMQLTELEEFKNQAYDNAKIYKENTKRWHDQRIARREFKEGQRVLLYNSRLKFFPGKLKSRWSGPFTILKVSPYGLVELMEDKIQRTFTVNGHRLEHYLGNSLDKRRVSYHLS, from the coding sequence ATGCTACATTTTGATGatcaagctgctggagaaaaaaGGCTAATGCAACTCACTGAGTTGGAGGAATTTAAAAATCAAGCTTATGacaatgcaaaaatttacaaggaaaacacaaagaggtGGCATGATCAAAGGATAGCAAGGAGGGAGTTCAAAGAAGGACAAAGAGTGTTGCTGTACAATTCAAGACTTAAGTTCTTCCCAGGGAagcttaagtctcgatggtctgGACCCTTCACCATCCTCAAAGTATCACCTTATGGTCTtgtagagctcatggaggacaaaatACAAAGAACTTTCACTGTGAATGGCCATAGACTCGAGCATTATTTGGGAAACTCACTGGATAAAAGGAGAGTGAGCTACCATCTCAGCTAA